A genomic region of Miscanthus floridulus cultivar M001 chromosome 3, ASM1932011v1, whole genome shotgun sequence contains the following coding sequences:
- the LOC136547239 gene encoding uncharacterized protein: MASVDSKDMLKNVDWKTVGGAVTTESSQPVVKKRLPKKIRQVPEYYFLPRRSLPSALAIYGAVCAAGVGAGMLIEVWINKKIKEDSAIIWEMDK, from the exons ATGGCTAGTGTGGACTCAAAAGATATGCTGAAGAATGTGGACTGGAAGACTGTGGGCGGTGCAGTGACTACTGAATCTAGCCAACCAGTTGTCAAGAAGCGCCTTCCAAAGAAGATCAGACAAGTCCCTGAGTATTATTTTCTGCCTCGGCGATCTTTGCCTTCTGCACTGGCAATCTATGGTGCCGTGTGTGCTGCTGGAGTTGGTGCAGGAATGCTGATTGAGGTGTGGATAAACAAAAAGATCAAAG AGGATAGTGCTATTATCTGGGAGATGGATAAATGA
- the LOC136547238 gene encoding uncharacterized protein, whose product MEVVVPVMAPSAPCSPRTAAAIAGGDHLPAYCYFFSSAPTSPSRASYAGDGAASPGGGGDEATFDFTLGFSGQLHEATPILAAADELFEGGRIRPLNTPHPSILLVHDASSSSSSSSYSASAGGPRCSPRRTGSALGGDHRAEAPLERGRSGRPTAGAASTAAASSRSRRATRSLSPFRGGGGLDDDESPPPPRTSMMRGCGSGSKKWRLKDLFLFRSASEGRATGGRSKDPLFKYTMLPSSSSTSFSHPHGQSQKLRSGGDGSASMRKGRGSTASASDMPYAMNRAAAEDGRRRTTTTTPLPFHRNSLFGYLRSNPAIHSISRKLGGSSSSSHSGSSSNSNRGGRPT is encoded by the coding sequence ATGGAGGTGGTGGTGCCGGTTATGGCGCCAAGCGCACCGTGCAGCCCAAGAACCGCGGCGGCCATCGCCGGCGGTGACCACCTCCCGGCCTACTGCTACTTCTTCTCCAGCGCCCCGACGAGCCCGTCCAGGGCGAGCTACGCCGGGGACGGCGCCGCctcgccgggcggcggcggcgacgaggccACGTTCGACTTCACGCTTGGATTCAGCGGGCAGCTGCACGAGGCCACGCCGATCCTCGCGGCGGCCGACGAGCTCTTCGAGGGCGGCAGGATCCGGCCGCTGAACACGCCGCACCCGAGCATTCTGCTGGTCCACGACGcctcgagctcctcctcctcctcctcctactccgcCTCCGCCGGCGGCCCTCGGTGCTCCCCGAGAAGAACCGGCAGCGCGCTCGGCggggatcatcgagcggaggcgCCGTTGGAGAGAGGCAGGTCCGGCAGACCCACCGCTGGCGCTGCCTCGACGGCAGCGGCTTCGTCCAGGAGCAGGAGGGCCACGCGGTCTCTGTCCCCGTTCAGGGGCGGCGGTGGCCTGGACGACGACGAGTCCCCTCCGCCCCCAAGAACCTCCATGATGCGGGGCTGCGGCAGCGGGAGCAAGAAGTGGCGGCTCAAGGACCTGTTCCTCTTCCGGAGCGCGTCGGAGGGCCGCGCCACCGGCGGCCGGAGCAAGGACCCGCTCTTCAAGTACACCATGctgccgtcctcctcctccacgtcgTTCTCGCACCCCCACGGCCAGTCCCAGAAGCTGAggagcggcggcgacggcagcgcGTCCATGCGCAAGGGGAGAGGCTCCACGGCGTCGGCCAGCGACATGCCGTACGCCATGAACCGGGCTGCCGCCGAGGACGGGCGGCGCCGGAcgaccaccaccacgccgctgCCGTTCCACCGGAACAGCCTCTTCGGCTACCTCCGCTCCAACCCGGCGATCCACAGCATCAGCCGGAAGCTcgggggcagcagcagcagcagccactccggctcctcctccaactccaatCGCGGCGGCAGGCCGACATGA